From a single Streptomyces liliifuscus genomic region:
- a CDS encoding GtrA domain-containing protein, whose product MGAAQGQRQVAPGAFGAFARFVFCGGGVGLASSFAVAALASWIPWGLANALITAVSTLLATELHARFTFGAGGHATWRQHVQSAGSAAAAFAVTCVSMLVLQQLVAAPGALLEQVVYLSASALAGVARFAVLRLVVFARNRSQTAATVRTARPVHVTVTHATAPADPAALHRAC is encoded by the coding sequence ATGGGGGCGGCGCAGGGTCAGCGGCAGGTGGCACCGGGCGCCTTCGGCGCTTTTGCCCGCTTCGTGTTCTGCGGCGGCGGGGTAGGGCTCGCTTCCAGCTTCGCCGTGGCCGCCCTCGCCTCCTGGATTCCCTGGGGGCTGGCCAACGCCCTGATCACCGCGGTTTCCACGCTCCTCGCCACCGAGTTGCACGCCCGCTTCACCTTCGGTGCAGGCGGACATGCGACCTGGCGCCAGCATGTGCAGTCGGCCGGGTCCGCGGCGGCCGCGTTTGCGGTGACTTGCGTGTCGATGCTTGTCCTGCAGCAACTGGTAGCGGCACCCGGTGCGCTGCTCGAGCAGGTCGTCTACCTGTCCGCCTCCGCACTCGCCGGTGTCGCGCGGTTCGCCGTGCTGCGCCTCGTCGTCTTTGCACGGAACCGCTCGCAGACCGCGGCCACCGTCCGCACCGCCCGGCCTGTACACGTGACCGTCACCCACGCCACAGCACCGGCCGACCCGGCGGCGCTCCACCGCGCTTGCTGA
- a CDS encoding MarR family winged helix-turn-helix transcriptional regulator: MNQDGVDLETSLGYLLKEASSVLRAAMEEVLRPLGMSVTHYSCLELLAQRPGLSNSELARGAFVTRQSMNVLLQALERDGYVTRPAEAPVGKVLPARLTPRGRRSLEKATVAVRSVEVRMLAGMTEAERSGAFRILQSMIRSLRDGDDGA; the protein is encoded by the coding sequence ATGAATCAAGACGGTGTCGACCTGGAGACGTCACTCGGCTACCTGCTGAAAGAGGCGTCGAGCGTCCTCCGCGCGGCCATGGAGGAGGTGCTGCGGCCGCTCGGGATGAGCGTGACGCACTACTCCTGCCTCGAACTGCTGGCTCAACGGCCGGGCTTGTCGAACTCCGAGCTCGCGCGGGGCGCGTTCGTGACACGGCAGTCGATGAACGTGCTGCTCCAGGCTCTGGAGCGAGACGGCTACGTGACCAGGCCCGCGGAGGCGCCCGTCGGGAAGGTTCTTCCCGCGCGGCTCACGCCTCGCGGCCGACGGAGCCTGGAGAAGGCGACCGTGGCGGTCCGGTCCGTCGAGGTCAGGATGCTGGCCGGCATGACCGAGGCCGAGCGGTCAGGTGCGTTCCGGATCCTGCAGAGCATGATCCGTTCCCTGCGCGATGGCGACGACGGCGCATAG
- a CDS encoding VOC family protein, whose amino-acid sequence MPATGPDFLSLQARDLDASQAFYEQYLGLVRSQAGPPHAVVFETKPIAFALRDVVPGTDLASVAQPGIGAAIWLHATGVQAIHDALVADGHTIVSAPIDGPFGRTFTFADPDGYQVTLHDRA is encoded by the coding sequence ATGCCCGCCACCGGCCCCGACTTCCTCTCGCTCCAGGCGCGCGACCTCGACGCTTCGCAGGCGTTCTACGAGCAGTACCTCGGCCTCGTCCGCTCGCAGGCCGGACCTCCGCACGCCGTCGTCTTCGAGACGAAGCCGATCGCGTTCGCACTCCGCGACGTCGTTCCCGGCACCGATCTCGCATCCGTTGCCCAGCCCGGCATCGGTGCCGCGATCTGGCTCCACGCCACCGGCGTCCAGGCCATTCACGATGCTCTCGTCGCCGACGGTCACACCATCGTCTCCGCACCGATCGACGGCCCTTTCGGCCGGACTTTCACCTTCGCCGACCCCGACGGCTATCAGGTCACACTCCACGACCGCGCCTGA
- a CDS encoding DUF2785 domain-containing protein translates to MSADVVDWPSIAADGFSFPEAVPASRLADELSVMLISPDPEIRDDYAYTAAARWIREGHLDEVLEALGDTATSRLIHPAVQARTFAPLILCSVLTRGHSAPGLVLEEAAERWYAEFAAWYPVERDTRGWDDSLGWLHAVAHGADAAAAFAKALPHRRTELLELCARRMTATQADYRYAQLEDARLARALMRILQAPGLTREQATGWLTVVAQALDGGGPGPVPIWAFNTFATLQSLHLHLARGLADQDVPPHAEAVAAQVADLLRLPYYWLA, encoded by the coding sequence ATGAGTGCTGATGTCGTCGACTGGCCGTCGATCGCAGCCGACGGCTTCTCCTTCCCCGAGGCCGTACCGGCATCTCGGCTCGCCGACGAGCTGTCGGTCATGCTGATCTCGCCCGACCCTGAGATCCGTGACGACTACGCCTACACCGCCGCAGCCCGCTGGATCAGGGAAGGACATCTCGACGAAGTCCTCGAGGCGCTCGGCGACACCGCCACCAGCCGACTCATCCACCCTGCGGTACAGGCTCGGACCTTTGCACCGCTGATCCTCTGCTCCGTTCTGACACGCGGACACAGTGCCCCCGGCCTCGTGCTTGAGGAGGCCGCGGAACGCTGGTACGCCGAATTCGCGGCCTGGTATCCGGTAGAGCGGGACACTCGGGGCTGGGACGACTCCCTGGGCTGGCTGCACGCCGTCGCACACGGCGCCGACGCTGCCGCCGCGTTCGCAAAAGCCCTGCCCCACCGCCGCACGGAACTGCTTGAACTCTGTGCCCGCAGGATGACGGCCACGCAGGCCGACTACCGATACGCACAGTTGGAGGACGCGAGGCTTGCCCGTGCGCTCATGCGTATCCTCCAGGCCCCTGGCCTGACGCGCGAGCAGGCCACCGGCTGGCTGACCGTGGTGGCGCAGGCCCTGGACGGAGGAGGCCCCGGGCCCGTCCCGATCTGGGCGTTCAACACCTTCGCCACCCTCCAGTCCCTCCACCTGCACCTGGCTCGAGGCCTCGCCGACCAAGACGTTCCGCCGCATGCCGAGGCGGTCGCCGCCCAGGTCGCCGATCTCCTTCGCCTGCCCTACTACTGGCTGGCCTGA
- a CDS encoding CGNR zinc finger domain-containing protein, which produces MCAAFPDFRLGSVLATSFTGTLSERHGSAVERIPTPHRLVDWLAVSGLAVDSCTTAQLDLARELRESIHAAATAAAVQDALPAPAVQVINDRSAEGRAAAILTPEGKRRWRLSSACCVEDALGVIAADAISIIAGERDGKLALCASPTCRAAFFDTSQSRTRKWCDMNTCGNRQKKARFHANQRKDPGSAE; this is translated from the coding sequence ATGTGTGCTGCGTTCCCTGACTTCCGCCTCGGTAGCGTGCTGGCGACCAGCTTCACGGGGACTCTGTCGGAGCGTCATGGCAGCGCCGTGGAGCGCATTCCCACACCGCACCGACTCGTCGACTGGCTGGCAGTGAGCGGCCTCGCCGTGGACTCCTGCACCACTGCCCAGCTCGACCTCGCCCGGGAACTGAGGGAGTCCATTCACGCCGCCGCGACAGCGGCCGCGGTCCAGGACGCTCTCCCGGCGCCTGCAGTCCAGGTCATCAATGACCGCAGCGCTGAGGGTCGGGCCGCGGCCATCCTGACGCCCGAGGGCAAGCGGCGATGGCGGCTCAGCTCGGCCTGCTGCGTGGAGGACGCCCTCGGCGTGATCGCCGCCGACGCGATCAGCATCATCGCAGGCGAACGAGACGGAAAACTGGCCCTGTGCGCATCGCCGACCTGCCGAGCCGCCTTCTTCGACACCAGCCAGAGCCGCACCCGCAAATGGTGTGACATGAACACGTGCGGGAATCGCCAGAAGAAGGCGCGCTTCCATGCCAACCAGCGCAAAGACCCCGGATCGGCGGAGTGA
- a CDS encoding epoxide hydrolase family protein, whose amino-acid sequence MSRPTSDVQAFEAHAADADLDDLRARLAAARLPEAETVHRAASGPHRWEQGVPLSDLVDVVNYWRTGYNWRSFEERLNRIGQFRTTIDDLGIHFLHRRSTRADATPLLLTHGWPDSIARFIDVVDELADPKDADAPAFHVVVPSLPGFGYSDKPATTGWGTEKIAAAWVELMGRLGYSKFAAHGGDWGGNITTVLGGRFPAHVLGIHTTFAEAPPGLTTDGLTAEEREWTEETSDFWRHRAAYAKQQATRPQTIGYSLVDSPVGLLAWILDKFAEWSDTEDSPFETISMDRVLDDVTLYWLTRTGASAARIYYESHNSLDPDLRVDVPSALTMYPRDTEKCPRPWAQERYRQIVRWRAPENGGHFPSLEVPEYFVKDLQEGLAAVLSQP is encoded by the coding sequence ATGTCCCGTCCGACCAGCGACGTACAAGCGTTTGAAGCCCACGCAGCCGACGCCGATCTCGACGATCTGCGCGCGCGACTGGCCGCGGCGCGACTGCCGGAGGCCGAGACGGTCCATCGCGCCGCGTCCGGCCCTCACCGATGGGAACAGGGCGTTCCGCTCTCCGACCTCGTCGATGTCGTGAACTACTGGCGCACCGGGTACAACTGGCGGTCGTTCGAGGAGCGTCTCAACCGGATCGGCCAGTTCCGCACGACCATCGATGATCTGGGAATCCACTTCCTGCACCGCCGATCCACGCGCGCCGATGCCACGCCCCTGCTCTTGACGCACGGCTGGCCGGACAGCATTGCCCGGTTCATCGATGTGGTGGACGAGCTGGCAGATCCGAAAGACGCGGACGCGCCGGCGTTCCACGTCGTGGTCCCGTCGCTGCCAGGCTTTGGTTACAGCGACAAGCCGGCCACCACCGGGTGGGGAACCGAGAAGATCGCGGCCGCGTGGGTGGAACTCATGGGAAGGCTGGGCTACAGCAAATTCGCAGCCCACGGCGGCGACTGGGGAGGCAACATCACCACGGTGCTCGGCGGCAGGTTCCCGGCGCACGTGCTCGGCATCCACACCACGTTCGCGGAGGCACCACCCGGATTGACAACGGACGGGCTGACGGCGGAAGAGCGCGAATGGACCGAGGAAACCAGCGATTTCTGGCGCCATCGCGCAGCGTACGCGAAGCAGCAGGCGACCCGACCGCAGACCATCGGCTACTCGCTCGTCGACTCACCGGTCGGGCTTCTTGCCTGGATCCTTGACAAGTTCGCCGAGTGGTCGGACACCGAGGACAGCCCGTTCGAGACCATCTCCATGGACCGCGTTCTCGACGACGTCACCCTGTACTGGCTGACGCGGACCGGCGCATCGGCGGCCCGCATCTACTACGAAAGTCACAACTCGCTCGATCCCGACCTCCGGGTCGACGTCCCGTCAGCACTCACCATGTATCCCCGCGACACCGAGAAGTGCCCGCGGCCCTGGGCGCAGGAGCGGTACCGACAGATCGTCCGATGGAGGGCACCCGAGAACGGAGGACATTTCCCATCGCTGGAAGTACCTGAGTATTTCGTCAAAGACCTGCAAGAGGGCCTCGCGGCAGTGCTGTCACAGCCCTGA
- a CDS encoding sulfite exporter TauE/SafE family protein has translation MEWGLGAAGLAVGMLIAVVTAPVGVSGAVFLLPVQLSVFAVPNPAVTPTNLLYNVVAGPGALLRYRRDGTLKGPLVRRMVLGTLPGVVLGAVIRVFALPGPMVFRLLVATLMLPLGLWLITRTLRPALPETRRPEPAPRTVTGLALVVGVVGGIYGIGGGSILGPVLVGRGVPVSKVAPAALASTFATSVVGASTYALLSLVRSGSIAPDWSLGLACGLGGLIGGYLGARLQPCMPETFLRLLLGTLAAALGALYAFNALH, from the coding sequence ATGGAGTGGGGGTTGGGAGCCGCCGGTCTTGCGGTCGGGATGCTGATAGCCGTGGTGACCGCGCCGGTCGGAGTGTCCGGAGCAGTGTTCCTGCTCCCCGTGCAGCTCAGCGTCTTCGCCGTGCCCAACCCGGCCGTTACGCCCACGAACCTGCTCTACAACGTGGTTGCAGGGCCCGGCGCCCTGCTGCGCTACCGACGCGATGGCACCCTGAAGGGCCCGCTCGTGCGCCGTATGGTGCTGGGCACCCTGCCCGGTGTGGTCCTCGGAGCGGTGATCCGCGTGTTCGCCCTTCCGGGCCCGATGGTCTTTCGGCTGCTGGTCGCCACTCTGATGTTGCCGCTCGGTCTGTGGCTCATCACCCGGACCCTTCGCCCCGCACTCCCGGAGACACGACGCCCTGAGCCTGCGCCCCGGACGGTCACCGGCCTGGCGCTCGTCGTCGGGGTCGTGGGCGGCATCTACGGCATCGGCGGCGGCTCGATCCTCGGCCCCGTTCTCGTCGGCCGAGGTGTTCCCGTTTCCAAGGTCGCCCCTGCCGCGCTCGCCTCCACCTTCGCCACTTCGGTGGTCGGTGCGTCCACCTACGCTCTGCTGTCCCTGGTCCGCAGCGGCAGCATCGCCCCCGACTGGTCTCTCGGCCTGGCTTGCGGACTGGGCGGTCTCATCGGCGGCTACCTCGGAGCACGCCTCCAGCCATGCATGCCCGAGACCTTCCTCCGCCTGCTGCTCGGCACCCTGGCTGCCGCACTCGGCGCCCTCTACGCGTTCAACGCATTGCACTGA
- a CDS encoding GH1 family beta-glucosidase, whose translation MTTVTRRVAPAPGTTDSIRFPQGFTWGTATAAYQIEGAASVDGRTPSIWDTYSHTPGRVRNGDTGDVATDHYHRWREDVAIMADLGVSAYRFSLSWPRVQPTGRGPAVQKGLDFYRALTDALLEKGIEPVVTLYHWDLPQELEDAGGWPERVTSDRFADYATLAARALGDRVKTWTTLNEPWCSAFLGYGSGVHAPGRTEPVAALRAAHHLNLAHGKAVQALRAELPSRARTSITLNIHHVRALTEAAEDLDAVRRIDALANRVFTGPLLEGAYPQDLLQDTAGLTDWSFVQDGDLATIHQPLDFLGVNYYTPTLVSAATGEASHGSDGHGASEHSPWPGADRVAFHRPEGSTTAMGWAVDPSGLYDLLMRLKAEFPAMPLMITENGAAFDDYVNPEGEVSDPERIAYLHGHLSAVQRAIVAGVDVRGYFLWSLLDNFEWGYGYSKRFGAVYVDYPTGRRIPKTSARWYADVARTGTLPDRDGQSR comes from the coding sequence GTGACCACCGTTACCCGACGTGTCGCGCCCGCCCCGGGAACCACCGACTCCATCCGATTCCCTCAGGGATTCACCTGGGGCACGGCGACCGCCGCGTACCAGATCGAGGGTGCCGCCTCCGTCGACGGACGCACCCCTTCCATCTGGGACACCTACTCGCACACGCCCGGCAGGGTGCGCAACGGCGACACCGGTGACGTGGCCACCGACCACTACCACCGCTGGCGTGAGGACGTCGCGATCATGGCCGACCTCGGCGTGAGCGCGTACCGGTTCTCCCTGTCGTGGCCGCGGGTGCAGCCGACCGGCCGCGGCCCGGCCGTACAGAAAGGCCTCGACTTCTACCGGGCCCTGACCGATGCCCTGCTGGAGAAGGGCATCGAACCGGTCGTCACGCTCTACCACTGGGACCTGCCGCAGGAACTGGAGGACGCGGGCGGCTGGCCGGAGCGTGTCACCAGCGACCGGTTCGCCGACTACGCGACCCTGGCGGCCCGTGCACTGGGGGACCGGGTGAAGACCTGGACGACCCTCAACGAGCCCTGGTGCAGTGCATTTCTCGGATACGGCTCCGGTGTCCACGCCCCCGGGCGCACCGAACCGGTCGCGGCCCTGCGCGCGGCGCACCATCTCAACCTCGCCCACGGCAAGGCCGTTCAGGCACTGCGCGCCGAACTGCCCTCCCGCGCGCGGACGTCCATCACGCTCAACATCCACCACGTCCGAGCCCTGACCGAGGCCGCCGAGGACCTGGACGCGGTCCGCCGGATCGACGCGCTGGCCAACCGTGTCTTCACCGGCCCTCTGCTGGAGGGCGCGTACCCGCAGGATCTCCTCCAGGACACGGCCGGCCTGACCGACTGGTCCTTCGTGCAGGACGGCGACCTCGCCACGATCCACCAGCCGCTGGACTTCCTGGGCGTCAACTACTACACGCCCACACTCGTGTCGGCCGCCACCGGCGAGGCGAGCCACGGCTCCGACGGTCACGGGGCGAGCGAGCACAGCCCCTGGCCGGGCGCGGACCGGGTCGCCTTCCACCGCCCCGAGGGCAGCACCACCGCGATGGGCTGGGCGGTCGACCCCAGCGGTCTGTACGACCTGCTGATGCGGCTGAAGGCAGAGTTCCCCGCGATGCCTTTGATGATCACCGAGAACGGGGCCGCGTTCGACGACTACGTCAACCCGGAGGGCGAGGTGAGCGACCCGGAACGCATCGCCTACCTGCACGGCCACCTGTCGGCCGTGCAGCGGGCGATCGTGGCCGGCGTCGATGTACGGGGCTACTTCCTGTGGTCCCTGCTGGACAACTTCGAATGGGGTTATGGCTACAGCAAGCGCTTCGGCGCCGTCTACGTCGATTACCCGACCGGTAGGCGCATCCCCAAGACCAGCGCACGGTGGTATGCCGACGTGGCCCGCACCGGCACGTTGCCGGATCGGGACGGTCAGAGTCGGTGA
- a CDS encoding carbohydrate ABC transporter permease, with amino-acid sequence MTTDSIPVQTADARPESARKTGKSAPPGGRSRQLFRHPGAGRQHHAGPVAYILLGIAALFSLFPLYWTMVAASSDNTRVTQTPPPFLPGPHLLDNLGKAWQDAALGKAMLNSLIVAGVIALSTVLFATLAGFAFAKLRFTGRNILLMLVIGTMLVPPQLGVVPLFMMMTDLGWGQQLPAVIFPTLVSAVGVFFMRQYLSEALPDELVEAGRVDGAHSLRIFWSIVLPIARPPMAVLFMITFVHAWNDFFWPFIVLDMSNPTVPVALTQLSAGYVRDQSLIMAGALLGTLPLLAMFIVFGRQIVGGIMQGAVKG; translated from the coding sequence ATGACCACAGACAGCATCCCGGTCCAGACGGCGGACGCACGCCCCGAGAGCGCGCGGAAGACAGGGAAGAGCGCCCCGCCCGGCGGCCGGAGCCGACAGCTGTTCCGGCACCCGGGTGCCGGACGCCAGCACCACGCGGGCCCCGTCGCCTACATCCTGCTGGGGATCGCGGCACTGTTCTCGCTCTTCCCGCTGTACTGGACGATGGTGGCGGCGTCGAGCGACAACACGCGCGTCACCCAGACGCCTCCGCCGTTCCTGCCCGGACCCCACCTCCTGGACAACCTCGGCAAGGCCTGGCAGGACGCCGCGCTGGGCAAGGCCATGCTCAACAGCCTGATCGTGGCCGGTGTGATCGCCCTGTCCACGGTGCTGTTCGCCACCCTTGCCGGCTTCGCCTTCGCGAAACTCCGCTTCACGGGCCGCAACATCCTGCTCATGCTCGTGATCGGCACGATGCTGGTGCCGCCTCAACTCGGCGTCGTACCGCTGTTCATGATGATGACGGACCTGGGCTGGGGCCAGCAGCTGCCCGCCGTCATCTTCCCCACGCTCGTCAGCGCCGTCGGCGTCTTCTTCATGCGGCAGTACCTGAGCGAGGCGCTGCCCGACGAACTCGTCGAGGCCGGACGCGTGGACGGTGCGCACTCCCTGCGCATCTTCTGGAGCATTGTGCTGCCGATCGCCCGGCCGCCCATGGCCGTGCTGTTCATGATCACGTTCGTGCACGCCTGGAACGACTTCTTCTGGCCGTTCATCGTGCTCGACATGTCCAACCCGACGGTGCCCGTCGCCCTCACCCAGCTGAGCGCGGGATACGTACGCGACCAGTCGCTGATCATGGCCGGCGCCCTGCTCGGCACCCTGCCCCTGCTCGCCATGTTCATCGTCTTCGGCCGTCAGATAGTCGGCGGAATCATGCAGGGAGCGGTCAAGGGATGA
- a CDS encoding carbohydrate ABC transporter permease produces MAISTPTTPDGAPGAAPPAGSGTGAERQRRSALLHRLDVRGAPYAFVAPFFVVFAAFSFYPLIYTSWISLHRVELSTLNLMEWVGFDNYTALWDDDRFWNALLNTFTIGVLSTVPQLLMALGLAHLLNYRLRGSTFFRVAALTPYATSVGAAALVFTMLFERDFGMINWMLSMVGVDNVDWENNKWAAQAAISTIVIWRWTGYNALLYLAAMQAIPRDRYEAAAIDGASRWQQFLTVTIPGIRSTIVFTIVLSTIGATQLFGEPLIFGQGPNGITGGADNQYQTLGLLLYEEGWKNYQMGRAATVAWAMFLLLIVLFVVQRVVKRVLARKA; encoded by the coding sequence GTGGCCATCTCCACCCCGACAACCCCAGACGGTGCGCCCGGCGCCGCCCCGCCGGCCGGGTCCGGCACCGGCGCGGAGCGTCAGCGGCGCAGTGCGCTGCTGCACCGTCTCGACGTGCGCGGCGCCCCGTACGCCTTCGTCGCCCCGTTCTTCGTCGTCTTCGCCGCCTTCAGCTTCTACCCGCTCATCTACACCTCGTGGATCTCCCTGCACCGCGTCGAACTGTCGACCCTGAACCTCATGGAGTGGGTCGGCTTCGACAACTACACGGCCCTGTGGGACGACGACCGCTTCTGGAACGCACTGCTCAACACGTTCACCATCGGTGTCCTGTCGACCGTGCCGCAGCTGTTGATGGCGCTCGGGCTGGCACACCTGCTCAACTACCGGCTGCGTGGCTCGACGTTCTTCCGCGTCGCCGCACTCACGCCGTACGCCACGTCGGTGGGTGCCGCGGCCCTGGTGTTCACGATGCTCTTCGAGCGCGACTTCGGCATGATCAACTGGATGTTGAGCATGGTCGGCGTCGACAACGTCGACTGGGAGAACAACAAGTGGGCCGCGCAGGCGGCCATTTCCACGATCGTCATCTGGCGCTGGACCGGCTACAACGCCCTGCTCTACCTCGCGGCGATGCAGGCGATCCCACGCGACCGCTATGAAGCCGCGGCCATCGACGGCGCCTCGCGGTGGCAACAGTTCCTGACGGTGACCATTCCCGGCATCCGCTCCACCATCGTGTTCACCATCGTCCTGTCGACGATCGGCGCCACCCAGCTCTTCGGCGAGCCCCTGATCTTCGGTCAGGGCCCGAACGGCATCACCGGGGGAGCGGACAACCAATACCAGACGCTGGGACTGCTGCTGTACGAGGAGGGCTGGAAGAACTATCAGATGGGCCGGGCCGCCACGGTCGCCTGGGCGATGTTCCTGCTGCTCATCGTCCTCTTCGTCGTCCAACGAGTCGTCAAGCGCGTCCTGGCGCGCAAGGCCTGA